A window of the Buchnera aphidicola (Periphyllus koelreuteriae) genome harbors these coding sequences:
- the fliF gene encoding flagellar basal-body MS-ring/collar protein FliF, with amino-acid sequence MNFHKKNTINIKKKNFFKNIFYYIKKNIKYFILFLFFFVISFFFIFFYYSDCKKFYKNLYFHNKNINFKKVSNIKEDICTNSKNFKYQFISEKKKKINKKNILNKNFKNSLPGFELLDQEKFGISSFNEQINYQRALEGELSRTIEKLNFINNARVHLSIPHNSYILNKKNYSSASVFINLNEENKFNFEIYYSIINLLSTSISNLPKKNITVINQFGELFTESNYNFLNRINFSKINYIHQIEDQYKNKIDNILIPIFGLNNFVTQVTATIDFNKKNNITDDNSSELNKNNLNSSLSYKNYKKINLKKKNIYNNFCNFIYSYSQINLFKKIKLNKLFFLNKFYKNNIKNNILLNKNKNINTNQKDDNINLNNKNINKKINSNIQHLCITILVNYKKNSSGKYVPLNTNEILDIKKLTRQTIESSLCRIDSLNVFNYKFMDLEPPIIKYVPIKKKESIDRMIFLAPWFILFLFLIFFITSFCSFKKFTKKFQINNLNMLSIFKKHFENNDNIIKENFKKNTKKINNKINEIKKKYNSLKKDS; translated from the coding sequence ATGAATTTTCATAAAAAAAATACTATAAATATAAAAAAAAAAAATTTTTTTAAAAATATTTTTTATTATATAAAAAAAAATATAAAATATTTTATTTTATTTTTATTTTTTTTTGTTATTTCTTTTTTTTTTATTTTTTTTTATTATTCTGATTGTAAAAAATTTTATAAAAATTTATATTTTCATAATAAAAATATTAATTTTAAAAAAGTTTCTAATATAAAAGAAGATATTTGTACAAATTCAAAAAATTTTAAATATCAATTTATTTCTGAAAAAAAAAAAAAAATAAATAAAAAAAATATTTTAAATAAAAATTTTAAAAATTCTCTTCCTGGTTTTGAATTATTGGATCAAGAAAAATTTGGAATAAGTTCTTTTAATGAACAAATTAATTATCAAAGAGCATTAGAAGGTGAGTTGTCTAGAACTATTGAAAAATTAAATTTTATTAATAATGCTAGAGTTCATCTTTCTATTCCACATAATTCTTATATTTTAAATAAAAAAAATTATTCTTCTGCTTCAGTTTTTATTAATTTAAATGAAGAAAATAAATTTAATTTTGAAATTTATTATTCTATTATTAATCTTTTATCTACTAGTATTTCTAATTTACCTAAAAAAAATATTACTGTAATTAATCAATTTGGAGAGTTATTTACAGAATCAAATTATAATTTTTTAAATAGAATTAATTTTTCAAAAATTAATTATATTCATCAAATTGAAGATCAATATAAAAATAAAATAGATAATATTTTAATTCCTATATTTGGTTTAAATAATTTTGTTACTCAAGTAACAGCAACAATTGATTTTAATAAAAAAAATAATATAACAGATGATAATTCTTCTGAATTAAATAAAAATAATTTAAATTCTTCTTTAAGTTATAAAAACTATAAAAAAATAAATTTAAAAAAAAAAAATATATATAATAATTTTTGTAATTTTATTTATAGTTATTCACAAATTAATTTATTTAAAAAAATAAAATTAAATAAATTATTTTTTTTAAATAAATTTTATAAAAATAATATTAAAAATAATATATTATTAAATAAAAATAAAAATATTAATACAAATCAAAAAGATGATAATATAAATTTAAATAATAAGAATATAAATAAAAAAATAAATTCTAACATACAACATTTATGTATCACAATTCTAGTTAATTATAAAAAAAATTCTTCTGGAAAATATGTTCCATTAAATACAAATGAAATTTTAGATATTAAAAAATTAACAAGACAAACAATTGAATCATCTTTATGTAGAATAGATTCTCTTAATGTATTTAATTATAAATTTATGGATTTAGAACCTCCTATAATAAAATATGTTCCAATAAAAAAAAAAGAATCTATAGATAGAATGATTTTTTTAGCTCCTTGGTTTATATTATTTTTATTTTTAATATTTTTTATAACATCATTTTGTTCATTTAAAAAATTTACAAAAAAATTTCAAATTAATAATTTAAATATGTTATCTATTTTTAAAAAACATTTTGAAAATAATGATAATATTATAAAAGAAAATTTTAAAAAAAATACAAAAAAAATTAATAATAAAATTAATGAAATAAAAAAAAAATATAATAGTTTAAAAAAAGATTCATGA
- a CDS encoding flagellar biosynthetic protein FliO, producing MKIPTYSMSDLNIFNIFNINWLIYILISLFIIFLINRYFSIKKNINNSFIKILSTIYIDSNNKIVILDLKKLILVIGITSKKMVILHTFYKKKNKIK from the coding sequence ATGAAAATTCCAACTTATTCGATGAGTGATTTAAATATTTTCAACATTTTTAATATTAATTGGTTAATTTATATTTTGATTTCATTATTTATAATTTTTTTAATTAATAGATATTTTTCTATAAAAAAAAATATAAATAATTCTTTTATAAAAATTTTATCTACAATATATATTGATTCTAATAACAAAATAGTAATTTTAGATTTAAAAAAATTAATATTAGTTATAGGAATTACATCAAAAAAAATGGTAATATTGCATACATTTTATAAAAAAAAAAATAAAATTAAATAA
- the rpmB gene encoding 50S ribosomal protein L28 has translation MSRKCLITKKKTMFGNTRSHALNATKRKFNINLKKHKFWIKNKKKFIKLKLSTKAMRIINKKGIEKVIKNIKI, from the coding sequence ATGTCTAGAAAATGTCTAATAACTAAAAAAAAAACAATGTTTGGAAATACAAGATCTCATGCATTAAATGCAACAAAAAGAAAATTTAATATAAATTTAAAAAAACATAAATTTTGGATAAAAAATAAAAAAAAATTTATAAAATTAAAATTATCTACTAAAGCAATGAGAATAATTAATAAAAAAGGAATAGAAAAAGTAATAAAAAATATTAAAATATAG
- a CDS encoding HPr family phosphocarrier protein → MLQKKIKIKSKNGLHTRPAAQLVKEAKKYNSDITIISNGKEANAKSLFKLQTLGLTQGSNIILSINGIDEQKAMNEISIFIKKLI, encoded by the coding sequence ATGCTTCAAAAAAAAATAAAAATAAAATCAAAAAATGGATTACATACTAGACCAGCTGCTCAACTTGTTAAAGAAGCTAAAAAATATAATTCTGATATAACTATTATATCTAATGGAAAAGAAGCAAATGCAAAAAGTTTATTTAAACTTCAAACTTTAGGGTTAACTCAAGGTAGTAATATAATTTTATCTATAAATGGTATAGATGAACAAAAAGCAATGAACGAAATATCCATTTTTATTAAAAAATTGATATAA
- the ligA gene encoding NAD-dependent DNA ligase LigA, producing MCKIKKKIKDLQNIIIYYNYLYFILGKPIISDDRYDYLFNKLKFLENKYLKKININSPTQLVGSRIFQKSILKKHLTPMLSLNNVFNKIDFIKFYSKIIKYKNNNKNINFFCELKFDGIAVNLIYEYGVLKKAFTRGDGLIGEDVTKNIFFVQDVPYCLKGKHFPKIMEIRGEVLMSKKDFFKLNKKYLKFNNNVQFSSARNLASGTLRKKKINKLIKRKLFFICHGFELFNYFKNLDSYYKILMKIKNWGFNVNKNFIFSNSLNNIINFYLNIKNKRSKLKFDIDGIVIKVDSLKLRKKIGYVSKYPKWAIAFKFPSKQKTTKLLNVSFHVGRTGIITPVAHFKSVIISGAVIKKASIYNNNELKKLNLYVGDKLFISRAGDVIPKIIGKKNKQNYNILNKIKFPKKCPSCSYYLKISKDKINYYCTNSLLCIDQITKRLIHFFSKTSFKIKDLGPQVISQLVKKKNFRNPIDFFKLNLEILNSLHNVGKKTSKNILNSLNKFHTISLDKFIYSFGIKGVGQVSSMNLSKYFSSINNLINSTKQDFLKVPGIGKLIAKNLYIFFSKKKNKQIIYNLINKFKINILKNKKKYLNSIFLNKNILITGELKNFSRTEIKNKLEKLGSNVKNSFSKNIDLVIKGKNPGIKLIKSIQNNIKIIDENYLLKKLK from the coding sequence ATGTGTAAAATTAAAAAAAAAATTAAAGATCTTCAAAATATTATAATTTATTATAATTATTTATATTTTATTTTAGGAAAACCTATTATTTCTGATGATAGATATGATTATTTATTTAATAAATTAAAATTTCTTGAAAATAAATATTTAAAAAAAATTAATATAAATTCTCCAACTCAATTAGTTGGTTCTCGAATATTTCAAAAATCTATTTTAAAAAAACATTTAACTCCAATGCTTTCATTGAATAATGTTTTTAATAAAATTGATTTTATTAAGTTTTATTCAAAAATTATAAAATATAAAAATAATAATAAAAATATAAATTTTTTTTGTGAATTAAAATTTGATGGAATTGCAGTAAATTTAATTTATGAATATGGTGTTTTAAAAAAAGCTTTTACTCGAGGAGATGGATTGATAGGAGAAGATGTAACAAAAAATATATTTTTTGTTCAAGATGTTCCTTATTGTTTAAAAGGAAAACATTTTCCTAAAATTATGGAAATTCGAGGTGAGGTATTAATGTCAAAAAAAGATTTTTTTAAATTAAATAAAAAATATTTAAAATTTAATAATAATGTTCAATTTTCTAGTGCAAGAAATTTAGCTTCTGGTACATTACGAAAAAAAAAAATAAATAAATTAATTAAAAGAAAATTATTTTTTATATGTCATGGATTTGAGTTATTTAATTATTTTAAAAATCTTGATAGTTATTATAAAATTCTTATGAAAATTAAGAATTGGGGTTTTAATGTTAATAAAAATTTTATTTTTTCTAACTCTTTAAATAATATTATAAATTTTTATCTAAATATAAAAAACAAACGATCAAAATTAAAATTTGATATTGATGGAATTGTTATTAAAGTAGATTCTTTAAAATTAAGAAAAAAAATTGGTTATGTTTCTAAATATCCAAAATGGGCTATTGCTTTTAAATTTCCAAGTAAACAAAAAACAACAAAATTGTTAAATGTATCTTTTCATGTAGGAAGAACTGGAATTATTACTCCTGTTGCTCATTTTAAATCTGTAATTATATCTGGAGCAGTTATTAAAAAAGCTTCTATTTATAATAATAATGAATTAAAAAAATTAAATTTATATGTTGGAGATAAATTATTTATTTCAAGAGCAGGAGATGTTATTCCAAAAATAATAGGAAAAAAAAATAAACAAAATTATAATATTTTAAATAAAATAAAATTTCCTAAAAAATGCCCATCTTGTTCTTATTATTTAAAAATTTCAAAAGACAAAATAAATTATTATTGTACTAATAGTTTATTATGTATAGATCAAATAACTAAACGTTTAATACATTTTTTTTCAAAAACTTCTTTTAAAATTAAAGATCTTGGTCCTCAAGTTATTTCTCAATTGGTTAAAAAAAAAAATTTTAGAAATCCAATAGATTTTTTTAAATTAAATTTAGAAATTTTGAATAGTTTACATAATGTTGGAAAAAAAACTTCAAAAAATATTTTAAATTCTTTGAATAAATTTCATACAATTAGTTTAGATAAATTTATCTATTCTTTTGGAATTAAAGGAGTAGGTCAAGTTTCTTCTATGAATTTATCAAAATATTTTTCTTCTATTAATAATTTAATTAATTCTACAAAACAAGATTTTTTAAAAGTTCCAGGAATTGGAAAATTAATTGCAAAAAATTTATATATTTTTTTTTCTAAAAAAAAAAACAAACAAATTATTTATAATTTAATTAATAAATTTAAAATTAATATTTTAAAAAATAAAAAAAAATATTTAAATTCTATTTTTTTAAATAAAAATATATTAATTACTGGTGAATTAAAAAATTTTTCTCGAACAGAAATAAAAAACAAATTAGAAAAATTGGGATCCAATGTTAAAAATAGTTTTTCGAAAAATATAGATTTAGTAATTAAAGGAAAAAATCCTGGTATAAAATTAATTAAATCTATACAAAATAATATTAAAATAATAGATGAAAATTATCTTTTAAAAAAATTAAAATAA
- a CDS encoding flagellar hook-basal body complex protein FliE — protein sequence MIINKYDYLSHMKNIYNVLNLNKSKNIYNNEFSKCIKNSLKKINYITNNSINYKKTSHLNYSKNFINEYLVNIKNSKISLELMIEIRNQMLSIYHEIMNIQI from the coding sequence ATGATTATAAATAAATATGATTATTTATCTCATATGAAAAACATTTATAACGTATTAAACTTAAACAAAAGTAAAAATATTTATAATAATGAATTTTCTAAATGTATTAAAAATTCATTAAAAAAAATAAATTATATAACAAATAATTCAATAAATTATAAAAAAACATCACATCTGAATTATTCTAAAAATTTTATTAATGAATATTTAGTAAATATTAAAAATTCTAAAATTTCCTTAGAATTAATGATTGAAATCAGAAATCAAATGCTTTCTATTTATCATGAAATAATGAATATACAAATATAA
- the ptsI gene encoding phosphoenolpyruvate-protein phosphotransferase PtsI, producing MISGISVSPGIVFGKALLFKEKKIKINKNKISSQNVKKEIKKFLKARKKSKNQIKEIKIQAKKKFGKKKASIFEGHILLLTDEELEKEIINLIKNKLIRAEYAVEKIIQEQINSLEEIKDEYLKNRSIDIRDIGNRLLKNILNIKIIDLNNIKKKIILITNDLTPSQTAQINLKKIIGFATNLGGKTSHTSIMAKSLEIPAIVGIGNITKKIKNGDFLILDSIHNKIIVNPNINKIKKFENKKKIYCKQQKKLISLKNLSAITKDGRIIKIGSNIGNYEDAIKSKKYGSEFIGLYRTEFLFMGRNNLPSEEEQFQAYKSVAKKMIGKNIIIRTMDIGGDKNLSYINFPKEENPFLGWRAIRVSIDNKNILYDQLKAILRASAFGKFKIMFPMIISIEEIQYLKQEIEKIKNKLRKKKINFDEKIELGVMIETPASAIISKYLAKEVDFFSIGTNDLTQYTLAVDRGNDFISKLYQTMSPSILYLIKKVINSSHKEKKWTGICGELASNKKYISLLIGMGIDELSMSSISIPTIKNIIRKISFIKAKKLAKNVLKKSTVKEVKQLIKKFNKKENLL from the coding sequence ATGATTTCAGGAATTTCAGTATCGCCAGGCATTGTTTTTGGAAAAGCTCTTCTTTTCAAAGAAAAAAAAATAAAAATTAATAAAAACAAAATATCTAGTCAAAATGTAAAGAAAGAAATTAAAAAATTTTTAAAGGCTAGAAAAAAATCAAAAAACCAAATTAAAGAAATTAAAATTCAAGCAAAAAAAAAATTTGGAAAAAAAAAAGCATCTATATTCGAAGGGCACATACTTTTATTAACAGATGAAGAGCTAGAAAAAGAAATTATTAATTTAATAAAAAATAAATTAATTCGAGCTGAATACGCTGTAGAAAAAATAATACAAGAACAAATAAATTCGTTAGAAGAAATTAAAGATGAATATTTAAAAAATAGATCAATTGATATACGAGATATTGGTAATAGATTATTAAAAAATATATTAAATATTAAAATAATTGATCTTAATAATATAAAAAAAAAAATTATATTAATAACTAATGACTTAACTCCATCTCAAACTGCTCAAATAAATTTAAAAAAAATTATTGGTTTTGCAACTAATTTAGGAGGAAAAACTTCTCATACTTCAATTATGGCTAAATCTTTAGAAATACCTGCTATTGTTGGAATTGGGAATATTACAAAAAAAATAAAAAATGGAGATTTTTTAATTTTAGATAGTATACATAATAAAATTATTGTTAATCCTAATATAAACAAAATTAAAAAATTTGAAAATAAAAAAAAAATATATTGTAAACAACAAAAAAAATTAATATCTTTAAAAAATCTTTCTGCAATAACAAAAGATGGAAGAATAATAAAAATAGGATCTAACATAGGAAACTATGAAGATGCAATAAAATCAAAAAAATATGGATCAGAATTTATTGGATTATATAGAACAGAATTTTTATTTATGGGAAGAAATAATCTACCTTCTGAAGAAGAACAATTTCAAGCATATAAATCTGTAGCTAAAAAAATGATTGGTAAAAATATAATTATTCGAACTATGGATATAGGAGGAGATAAAAATCTCTCTTATATAAATTTTCCAAAAGAAGAGAATCCATTTCTCGGATGGAGAGCAATTCGAGTATCTATTGATAATAAAAATATATTATATGATCAATTAAAAGCAATTCTCCGAGCATCTGCTTTTGGAAAATTTAAAATTATGTTTCCAATGATTATTTCAATAGAAGAAATTCAATATTTAAAACAAGAAATTGAAAAAATTAAAAATAAATTAAGAAAAAAAAAAATAAATTTTGATGAAAAAATAGAATTAGGAGTCATGATTGAAACTCCTGCATCAGCTATTATTTCAAAATATTTAGCTAAAGAAGTTGATTTTTTTAGTATAGGAACAAATGATTTAACTCAATATACACTTGCTGTAGATAGAGGAAATGATTTTATTTCTAAATTATATCAAACAATGAGTCCGTCTATATTATATTTAATAAAAAAAGTAATTAATTCATCTCATAAAGAAAAAAAATGGACTGGAATATGTGGAGAATTAGCAAGTAATAAAAAATATATTTCTTTATTAATTGGAATGGGAATAGATGAATTAAGTATGAGTTCAATATCCATTCCAACAATTAAAAATATAATTAGAAAAATAAGTTTTATAAAAGCAAAAAAATTAGCAAAAAATGTTTTAAAAAAATCAACTGTAAAAGAAGTAAAACAATTAATAAAAAAATTTAATAAAAAAGAAAATTTATTATAA
- the gltX gene encoding glutamate--tRNA ligase, which produces MLVKTRFAPSPTGELHFGNIRTALYSWLYARKNNGVFLLRIEDTDLIRSKSIFSKKIMKTLKWLKLDWDEGPYFQSQRINHYKNIILEMLKKKIAYKCYCGHEKLNLIKKNKILKGEKPRYDGTCRNLNKDFNSLNKYVVRFKNPSYGKVSFVDLVRGKIVFNNNELDDLIIQRENGIPTYNFCVVIDDMESKITHIIRGEDHINNTPRQINILNSLGSKLPSYAHLSMIVDSHRKTLSKRNNSVNVLEYKKLGFFPESILNYIVRLGWSHKNKEIFNISEMIKLFNFNSITKSPSIFDKKKLLRLNKYYLNINSLKKNKKILISLFKKNNIDFKKGPELKKIIKTFSPHCSTIFELFNSILFFFKNNKIKFNKKYVKTYLNKKSIYILKKLYIILINLKTWNSKDILKSIKNLSISLCIKLREIILPVRIALLGTIHSLSINKILFFMGKKKSLLKLKKFLKYIIKIFI; this is translated from the coding sequence ATGTTAGTAAAAACTAGATTTGCTCCAAGTCCAACAGGAGAATTACATTTTGGTAATATTAGAACAGCATTATATTCTTGGTTATATGCAAGAAAAAATAATGGAGTTTTTTTATTAAGAATCGAAGATACAGATTTAATTCGATCAAAATCTATTTTTTCAAAGAAAATTATGAAAACATTAAAATGGTTAAAACTAGATTGGGATGAAGGTCCTTATTTTCAAAGTCAAAGAATAAATCATTATAAAAACATTATTTTAGAAATGTTAAAAAAAAAAATTGCATATAAATGTTATTGTGGACATGAAAAATTAAATCTAATAAAAAAAAATAAAATATTAAAAGGTGAAAAACCAAGATATGATGGAACTTGTCGGAATTTAAATAAAGACTTTAATAGTTTAAATAAATATGTTGTAAGATTTAAAAATCCATCATATGGAAAAGTATCTTTTGTTGATTTAGTTCGTGGAAAAATTGTTTTTAATAATAATGAATTAGATGATTTAATTATTCAAAGAGAGAATGGAATTCCAACATATAATTTTTGTGTTGTGATAGATGATATGGAATCGAAAATTACACATATTATAAGAGGAGAAGATCATATTAATAATACACCTCGTCAAATTAATATTTTGAATTCTTTAGGATCTAAATTACCATCTTATGCTCATTTATCTATGATTGTAGATAGTCATAGAAAAACTTTATCTAAACGAAATAATTCTGTTAATGTATTAGAATATAAAAAACTTGGATTTTTTCCAGAATCTATTTTAAATTATATTGTTCGTTTAGGTTGGTCTCATAAAAATAAAGAAATTTTTAATATATCAGAAATGATTAAATTATTTAATTTTAATTCTATTACTAAATCTCCGAGTATTTTTGATAAAAAAAAACTTTTAAGATTAAATAAATATTATCTAAATATAAATAGTTTAAAAAAAAATAAAAAAATTTTGATATCTTTATTTAAAAAAAATAATATTGATTTTAAAAAAGGACCTGAATTAAAAAAAATAATAAAAACTTTTTCTCCACATTGTTCAACTATTTTTGAATTATTTAATTCTATTTTATTTTTTTTTAAAAATAATAAAATAAAATTTAATAAAAAATATGTTAAAACTTATTTAAATAAGAAGAGTATTTATATATTAAAAAAATTATATATAATATTAATTAATTTAAAAACTTGGAATTCAAAAGATATTTTAAAATCAATAAAAAATTTATCTATATCTTTATGCATTAAATTAAGAGAGATTATTCTTCCAGTTAGAATTGCTTTATTAGGGACTATTCATTCTTTAAGTATTAATAAAATTTTATTTTTTATGGGAAAAAAAAAATCTTTATTAAAATTAAAAAAATTTTTAAAATATATTATAAAAATTTTTATTTAA
- a CDS encoding flagellar biosynthetic protein FliR encodes MSLNINDYFFIFINILYPSIRIFFFFYIVSIFNSNYFNMQTKIFLSFIISLIILPFIPLFQFNIFSLDGVLILLEQILIGILIGFSINLIFSISNVSGEIFSFQTGLSFSNFFNENVFLKSSIMSCFLNSLIIILFLSLDGHLWMISTIIKSFYIFPISFKFFDINILISIVKLFSLIFVNGIYIIFPIIIILFFLNLSLCFLNKFIPQLSIFSIGFSIINFFGIFSFFIFLFHVLFFLDNYLNKIYFKVLNIIFF; translated from the coding sequence ATGAGTTTAAATATTAACGATTATTTTTTTATTTTTATTAATATTTTATATCCTTCTATTAGAATTTTTTTTTTCTTTTATATAGTTTCAATTTTTAATAGTAATTATTTTAATATGCAAACAAAAATTTTTTTATCTTTTATTATTAGTTTAATTATTCTTCCATTTATTCCTTTATTTCAATTTAATATATTTTCTTTAGATGGTGTATTAATTTTATTAGAACAGATTTTAATTGGAATATTAATTGGTTTTTCAATTAATTTAATTTTTTCAATTTCAAATGTTTCTGGAGAAATATTTAGTTTTCAAACTGGTTTATCATTTTCAAATTTTTTTAATGAAAATGTTTTTTTAAAATCTTCTATTATGTCTTGTTTTTTAAATTCTTTAATTATTATTTTATTTTTATCATTAGATGGGCATTTATGGATGATTTCTACTATTATTAAAAGCTTTTATATTTTTCCAATTAGTTTTAAATTTTTTGATATTAATATTTTAATTTCTATTGTTAAATTGTTTAGTTTAATTTTTGTTAATGGAATTTATATTATTTTTCCTATTATTATAATTTTATTTTTTTTAAATTTATCTTTATGTTTTTTAAATAAATTTATTCCTCAATTATCTATATTTTCTATTGGTTTTTCTATAATAAATTTTTTTGGAATTTTTTCATTTTTTATATTTTTATTTCATGTTTTATTTTTTTTAGATAATTATTTAAATAAAATTTATTTTAAAGTATTAAATATTATATTTTTTTAA
- a CDS encoding flagellar biosynthetic protein FliQ, whose product MISEYLKTIFFDASKILLFLSTPLLLSILFVGLIISIFQSITQINEQTLSFIPKILSIFLIIFVLGSWMLELIVNYIHELFLKIPFIINLS is encoded by the coding sequence ATGATTTCAGAATATTTAAAAACAATATTTTTTGATGCAAGTAAAATATTATTATTTTTATCTACACCTTTATTATTATCTATTTTATTTGTTGGTTTAATAATTAGTATATTTCAATCAATAACTCAAATTAATGAACAAACATTATCTTTTATTCCTAAAATACTTTCTATTTTTTTAATTATTTTTGTTTTAGGTTCTTGGATGCTTGAATTAATAGTTAATTATATTCATGAATTATTTTTAAAAATACCATTTATTATTAATTTAAGTTAA
- the fliP gene encoding flagellar type III secretion system pore protein FliP (The bacterial flagellar biogenesis protein FliP forms a type III secretion system (T3SS)-type pore required for flagellar assembly.), producing the protein MIYHFFLIFVLFFFSCNAYSNDISTLNDFLLNTNNSIEWTSSIQTLFFVTLLAFIPFIILMMTCFTRIIIVFSFLRNAIGTPYIPPNQILFGLSLFLTFFVMEPSLNRVYKTAYLPFYKNEINVETALKKSLYPFRKFMFHQTRTKDLLVFSKLAHVKYSNNKNNIPTRVLIPAFITSELTTAFKIGFIVFVPFLIIDLLISSVLMSLGMMMVPPSIISLPLKLIIFVLSDGWKLLVSSLVHSFN; encoded by the coding sequence ATGATATATCATTTTTTTTTAATTTTTGTATTATTTTTCTTTTCTTGTAATGCTTATTCAAATGATATTAGTACTTTAAATGATTTTTTATTAAATACAAATAATTCTATTGAATGGACTTCATCTATACAGACATTATTTTTTGTAACATTATTAGCTTTTATTCCATTCATTATATTAATGATGACTTGTTTTACAAGAATAATTATTGTTTTTAGTTTTTTAAGAAATGCTATTGGAACTCCTTATATTCCTCCAAATCAAATTTTGTTTGGGTTATCTTTATTTTTAACATTTTTTGTTATGGAGCCTTCTTTAAATAGAGTTTATAAAACTGCTTATCTTCCTTTTTATAAAAATGAAATTAATGTTGAAACAGCGTTAAAAAAAAGTTTATATCCTTTTAGAAAGTTTATGTTTCATCAAACAAGAACAAAAGATTTATTAGTTTTTTCTAAATTAGCTCATGTGAAATATTCTAATAATAAAAATAATATACCAACAAGAGTTTTAATTCCTGCATTTATAACAAGTGAATTAACTACAGCTTTTAAAATTGGTTTTATTGTTTTTGTTCCATTTTTAATTATTGATTTATTAATTTCTAGTGTTTTAATGTCTTTAGGAATGATGATGGTTCCACCATCTATAATTTCTTTACCTTTAAAATTAATAATTTTTGTTTTATCAGATGGATGGAAATTATTAGTTAGTTCTTTAGTACATAGTTTTAATTAA
- the rpmG gene encoding 50S ribosomal protein L33 translates to MAKSSREKIKLISSLKTGHYYTTSKNKRNTTTKLEIKKYDPIAKKRALYTEYKIK, encoded by the coding sequence ATGGCTAAAAGCTCAAGAGAAAAAATTAAATTAATTTCATCATTAAAAACTGGACATTATTATACGACTAGTAAAAATAAAAGAAATACAACAACAAAATTAGAAATAAAAAAATATGATCCAATTGCAAAAAAAAGAGCATTATATACAGAATATAAAATAAAATAA
- the crr gene encoding PTS glucose transporter subunit IIA — translation MSFISNFFSKKDDNLKKKIEIISPISGKIISIKDVPDVVFSKKIVGDGIAIKPTGNNIVSPIDGVIGKIFKTLHAFSIESPEGIQMFVHFGIDTVKLNGNGFIKSYVKEGEKVKKGDLIIKINLKLLKKIAKSIITPVVISNIDQFKIIEKKTGLITAGKSIIMYVNKN, via the coding sequence ATGAGTTTTATTTCAAATTTTTTCTCAAAAAAGGATGACAATTTAAAGAAAAAAATAGAAATTATATCCCCTATATCTGGTAAAATAATTTCAATAAAAGACGTACCAGATGTAGTTTTTTCAAAAAAAATTGTAGGAGACGGAATTGCTATTAAACCTACTGGTAATAATATAGTATCTCCCATTGATGGAGTAATAGGAAAAATATTCAAAACATTACATGCTTTTTCAATTGAATCTCCTGAAGGAATTCAAATGTTTGTTCATTTTGGAATTGATACAGTTAAATTAAATGGAAATGGATTTATTAAATCTTACGTAAAAGAAGGAGAAAAAGTAAAAAAAGGAGATTTGATAATAAAAATTAATTTGAAATTATTAAAAAAAATAGCAAAATCAATTATTACACCTGTTGTAATATCTAATATAGATCAATTTAAAATAATTGAAAAAAAAACAGGTTTAATTACTGCCGGAAAAAGTATAATTATGTATGTTAATAAAAATTAG